The sequence GGTACGCCCGTGACCCTCGCCGCCGCGGCGGTTCCCGCGGCCTATGGAGCCACACGGTTCGCCTGGGCCGCCGGAATCCCGCTCGGGATCAGCCCGGAATTCCTGGCCATGATGCAGGAGACCGGCATGGTCTACGCCGGCCTCGGCCTGGCCTCGATGGCGCTGCTGGGGACGCTCCTGACGCTGGGGCTCATCCAGCGCTGGGGTTCGGTCTTTCCCCGCTGGATTCCCTGGCTGGGCGGACGCCGGGTGCCGATCCTGCTCGCGGCCATTCCGGCCGGCCTGGTCTCCGTCGTGGTTGTCCCGGCCGGCGCCACCTACCTGAGGATCTTCACCTCGGGAATCTCCACCGGCATCCCGTTCGATGCGGTCAACTGGGCCACAGGCGCGCCCACCCTGCTCTGGGTCGTGTGGGGCCCGCTGCTGGCGGCTGCCACGCTGGCCTACTACCTGAAGCGGCGCACCGGCTGCCCCCGCTGCGGGCGCGAAGGCTGACCGGGTGCGGGAGCATCCTGTCGGCGGGATAGGCAAGAATAGGGCCATGACCGAGTCGCGCCGCCCAATGGCACGGCGGGCAGGGCTGATCTTCAGGCACTTTGTGTTCATGATGATCGGCGCCCTGCTGGCCGTGCCGTATTTCGCGGTGTTCATCTGGGCCACGCAGCTGGCGGCGGTGAGTGCCGGCCTGGCGTCGTTCGCCTTCGCGATCCTTTTCGTCCTCCTGGCCGTCCCCGCGCTGCTGTCCGTGACGCGTGAACTCGAGCGCACGGCCGTGCGTGAGCTGCTGGCGGTGGACCTGCCCGGCCCGCCGGGCGTGTCCGCCCTGCCCGGCAGGCCCGGCTTCGGCCGGCCCTGGCGCGGCGCGGCCTGGTACCTGGCCCACCTGTTGTCCGGGTCCCTGCTGCTGCTCGCCCTGGTGGTTGCCGGCCCCGTGGTCCTTTCGATCACCTTCTCCTGGGTCGCAGGGCGGCGGCAGGCCGTCGCGGAGGTGGCCGCCGCCGTCGTCCCCTTTGCGGATACGACGGCGGCCGCCCTGTGGGCGGTCGGGCTGGGTCTGGCCGTGCTGTTGTTCACGGTGTTGACCGGCAGCGCACTGCCGCACTGGGCCCGCGGCCTGCTCGGGCCCAGCCCCAAGGAGCGGGCCGTTCTGGACGAGGAGCGCGCCCGGGACGAGGCGCGGCGGAACGGACTGGCCCGGGAACTGCACGATTCGGTCGGGCACGCGCTGACCGTGACCACGCTGCAGGCCACGGCAGCCCAGGGCCTGCTGGCACGGGATCCCGCGGCAGCGGCTCGCGCCATGCAGGCCGTCGCCGAGACCGGCCGGACGGCCCTCGCGGAACTGGACCGCGTCATCGGCATCCTCCGGTCGCCCGTCCCCGAGGAACCCGCCGCCGGCCTTGAGGAACTCCCGCTCGTGCTCGCCCGTCTCGCCGGCCAGGGCCTGGAGGTGGAGCATGATCACGACGGCGAGGGGCTCTCCCGACTCCCCCGGGACGTCTCCGCCGCCGCGCTCCGGATCCTGCAGGAGGGCCTGACCAACGCCCTGAAATACGCGCACCCGACGCGGGCCCGGCTCCGGATCCGCGCCGACGCCGGCACCCTGCTGGTCCGGCTCAGCAACCCCGTGGCCGGGCGGCCTGTGGCTTCAACCCAAGATGCCGCTGCCGCGCCGGTACCTGCGGACGCCCCCTCCGCTGCCGGGGCTCCCCCTCCGGCCTCCGCCGGGGGCCGCGGCCTCGACGGCATCCGCGAACGCGCTCGGCTGGTCGGCGGGACCGCGCACGCCGCCATGGCTGACCGGCGGTGGATCCTCGAGGTCAGGCTTCCCGCTCCCCCGACACTTGAGCCCGCGGCCGTGAGACGGGCGGCAAACGCCGCCAACAGGAGTGACCCGCATGAGTGACCCGATCCGCATCCTTCTCGCCGACGACGAACCCCTGATCCGCTCCGGCCTGTCCGCCATCCTGTCCATGGAGGAGGACCTGGCCGTCGTCGGCGAAGCCGGCGACGGCGCGGAGGTCTGGACCCAGGTACGGCAGCTGGAACCCGACGTCGTGATGATGGACGTCCGGATGCCGCGGATGGACGGCATCGAAGCCACTGCTCAGCTCGTGGCCAACTCAGAGCGGCTCAACCGGGTGCCGCGGATTCTGATCCTGACCACGTTCGAGAGCGACGACTATGTCTATGACGCACTCAGGGCCGGTGCCGATGGCTTCCTCCTCAAGCGTGCTCGCCCCGACGAGCTCATCCGCACCGTGCGGGCCGTGGCGGCGGGCGAGTCCATTGTCTTCCCGGCCAAGCTGCGCGAACTCGTGGCCGGCAGGCAATCCCGCGGCCAGGGCGTTGCGGCGGGCGGACCAGCCACCGGGCAGGACCTCGTGTCGCGGGCGGGGCTCAGCGCCCGCGAAGCCGAGGTCCTGCGGCACGTGGCGGAGGGCTGCAGCAACCAGGAAATTGCCGCGCTGATGTTCCTCGGCATCGAGACCGTTAAGAGCCACATCGGCTCCATCCTGGCCAAGCTCGGTGTCCGGGACCGGACGCAGGCCGTCATCGCCGCCTACGAGTCCGGGTTCATCCGTCCCGGCCAGTAGCAGCTCTTGGTGCAGTCAGCGGAGCCGGGCCCCGGATAGCTACGCTCGGTCGGCCAGATCCGTATGCCCTGATTCGCGCGCACAGTGGGCGCAGCAGAAGATCTGCCCGCCGGCCTCCACGCCGTGGCCCAGGATCCGGCAGCTGCAGTGCGCGCAGGTCGGCGCCATCGCCTGGACCGCGCATTCGAAACTGTCGAAGGTCTTGGTCTCCGAGCCCTTCGTGATGGTGAAGGTCTTGTCGTAGGTGTTGCCGCAGGTATCGCAAGTCGCCATGATCAGGCTCCCTCTTCGATCGCGCCGGCCATCGGAGCCGCCGGCTGCCGTTGCCATATCCGGCACGAGCCAACTTACTCGCTGTCGCGCCAATTGCAACGTCCTCGGCCGGCCCCGCGGGTAAGGTGAGCTCCGTGGACCTCGTGACCATCGCCGTCGAACTGTACGCGCTGATGCCCGATGAGTTCACTGCGGCCCGGAACGCGAAGGCGAAGGAACTTGCCGCGGCCGGCGAGAAGGAGCTGGCCAAGGAGGTCAGGACGCTTCCGAAACCGTCCGCGGCGGCCTGGCTGGTCAACATGCTGGTGGCGCGGCGGCGCGAGGAAACGGACCAGGTGCTGGAACTGGGGGCGGCGCTGCGCGAGGCGCAGGAGGAGCTGGATCCTCGGCAGCTGAAGGAGCTCGGCCGGCAGCGTCACCAGGTGCTGGCCGCCGTCGTCAAGGAAGGTCGTTCGCTGGCCGGGGAACTCGGACATCCGGTCAGCGAGGCCATCGGTACCGAGGCAGAGCAGACGCTCCGGGCGGCGATGACGGATGCGGACGCGGCCGCCGCCGTGGCCAGCGGGCGGCTGGTCCGGTCCCTGACCGCCAGCGGGCTGGAGCCGGTAGAGCTCGACGGCGCCGTGGCAGGGCCGCTGCCCTCCGTGCGTTCGGCGCGGACCGGCCGACCGGCGAAATCGACCCGGCCCAAGGTGGTCGAGGAGCCGGTTACCGCTGGGAAACGGCGAACCGACCGGGCCGAGCGCGCCGAGCAGCGCAAGGCCGAGGAGGCGGCGCATGCCTCGCAGCAGGCCCGCGCGGAACTGGAGCGGGCCGAAAGGCGGGTGGCCAAGGCCGAGGCGGACGTGGAGAAGGCGCAGCATCGGCTCCAGGACGTGGAAGCGCGGCGGGAAGAACTGGCCGAAGAGCTGGCGGAGCTCAAGAACCGGATGCGCGACCTGGACAAGGACATCGCTGCCGCGGACCGGGAGGCGGATATTGCCCAGGGGGTCCAGGACGAGGCCGAGGCTGCCCTCGGCAAGCTTCAGGCCGAGGCGTACCGGGCGCGGAAGCGGCTGGACCAGCTCGGCTGACGCTAGTTTTCGCCGTTCTCCGGATCTTCAGCATTCTCGGCCGGCTCGGAATCCGCAGACTCGTCCGCCTGCTGGGAGGAGCCGGAGCAGCTCTGGCTCAGCTGCCGGACGGCTTCGGCGGGAACCTCGTCACCGGCCTGGGCAACCTGGTTGAGCGGCCCGGTGATGGACTCCGGCGCGCCGGCGGCCTCGGCCGCCGAGACCAGGCCAGCGAGGAACTGCTGCTCGGAGGCGCTGACTGCGCCGTCCTCGAGCACGCCGCAGATCTGGCCGGTCACTTCCTGGACGGCGGCGTCGGCGATGTCATTGACGGCCTGGTTCGCGGCGTCGGAGGCGGCATCCTCCACGGCGCTGCAGCCGGTGGCTAGGAGGGCGAGGGGCACAAGGATCAGGGCTGAGTAACGGCGCATCGTTGACCAAGCCTACCCGTCCGGGCCGGGAAACCCGGAACGGTGCACCCGCAGCGCAGGAGCCGTGCCGCCCGGCTCAGTGGGCCGGCGCGAGTTCTTCCGCCGGTGCCGCCGCCTGCGGCTGCCGGACGAAAAGGCCCGCGACGATGCCCAGCACCGAGATCACCGCGCCGCACAGGAAGGCGGCATGGATGCCCCCGGCCAGGGCGTGCTGCTCCCCTGCGCCGGCGGCCGCGAGGGCGGCCGACTGCAGCGTCATCACGGAGATGAACAGGGCCGTGCCGGCCGCACCGGCCAGCTGCTGCACCGTGCCGACCACCGCGGAACCGTGCGAATACAGTTCCGGCCGCAGCGACGCCAGCGCCGAGGTCAGCAGCGGCGTGAACGTCAGTCCCAGCCCCACGCTCAGGCACACGTGCGCGACCAGCACCAGGAACACCGGCGTCGTTTCATTCATCATCGCCAGGCCCCAGAACGCCAGGCTAACCAGGATGGACCCGGGCAGCACCAGGATGCGGGCGCCGCGGGCGTCGTAGATCCGGCCGACCACGGGCCCGAGCAGGCCCATGACCAGGCCGCCGGGCAGCAGCAGCGCACCGGTGGCCAGCGGATCCAGCCCGAGTACCGACTGCAGGTAGATCGGCAGCACGATGATCATGCCGAACAGCGCCATCATGAGCACGACGACCGTCAGGATGGAGATGGTGAAGGAGCGCGAGGCGAACGTGCGCAGGTCCAGCAGCGCCCGGTCCGCGCGCTCCAGCCGGCGCTGCCGGAGCACGAACAGCAGCAGTGCCACCCCGCCCACGACGAGCGGCAGCCACGCAGGCACCGTTCCCCCGCCGTGGGTCGCTTCGCCGAGCTGGCTCAGCCCGTAGATCAGGCCGCCGAAGGCGAAGGCCGACATGATGACGGACAGGACGTCGATCGGCTTGTGCTTGGGCTCGGTGACGTTCTGGATGCGCAGCAGGCCCATGGTCAGTGCGGCCAGGGCGATCGGCAGCACCAGCCAGAACATCCAGCGCCAGTCAAGAATGCTAAGGATGAAACCGGAAATCGTCGGGCCGATGGCGGGCGCCACGGAAATGACGATCGAGATGTTGCCCATGACCTTTCCCCGGGACGACGGCGGCACGAGCGTCATCACCGTGGTCATCAGCAGGGGCATCATGATCGCGGTTCCGGTCGCCTGGACCACCCGGCCCGCGAGCAGGACCTCGAACCCCGGTGCCAGCGCGGACACCAGGGTGCCCAGGCTGAACAGGCTCATCGCGGCGGCAAACACCGGCCGGGTGTTGAAGCGCTGGAGCAGGAAGCCCGTCACCGGGATCACGACCGCCATGGTCAGCATGAAGGCAGTCGTCAGCCATTGCGCCGCACCGGCCGTGATGTCCAGGTCCTCCATCAGGCGCGGCAGTGCCACACCCATGATGGTCTCGTTGAGGATCACCACGAACGCCGAAACCAGGAGCAGTGTGATCACCGTGCGGTCGCGCGGGGACAGCTTGTCCCCGACGGCCGCGGATTCAGTGGGCCCCTGAGGCGGCTGCTGCAGTGCCTGCTCGGACGCAAGGGTCGATTTGTTTTCAGGCACAGTTTTTCCTTAAGGAACGGGAGAAGAATATAGGGCGGAATGGAAGTCTGCCGGAGTGATCGGCATCTCTCAATCAGGAACGCACAGGCAAAAGCATAAACGCCAGCCGGGACCAGGTCTATTCCCCAATAGGAGGACCGGTGCTGCATCGATTAAGATCGATGGTCGGGTCCCACGTTAGCCAGAGTCCCACCGCAGCCAAGCGGCTGGCAGAAAGTTCTTGATGCGTTCCACTCAGCAAGCCGTCGCCAACTGGCATGCCCAGAAGGAGTTCAAGCTCTCTCCCGCGTGGAAGCTGCTGTCGGCCGCCCCCTGGACAGTCGCCTTCTTCCGGTCCGAGTTCACCGCGAACCGGCCGCGGATCGGGATGGAGGAGTTCCACGCGGCGCTGGCCGCCTTCATCGCCGAACTGCGCGAGGAACATCTGAGCCTGAACGAACAGTGGCAGGCATCGAACTACGCGGACTCGTGGGTCCGCCAGCAGTTCCTGGCGCGCCCCATGATCGACGGCCAGTTCGTCTACGAACCGACTGCGTCCACCCAG is a genomic window of Arthrobacter sp. Marseille-P9274 containing:
- a CDS encoding sensor histidine kinase, with product MTESRRPMARRAGLIFRHFVFMMIGALLAVPYFAVFIWATQLAAVSAGLASFAFAILFVLLAVPALLSVTRELERTAVRELLAVDLPGPPGVSALPGRPGFGRPWRGAAWYLAHLLSGSLLLLALVVAGPVVLSITFSWVAGRRQAVAEVAAAVVPFADTTAAALWAVGLGLAVLLFTVLTGSALPHWARGLLGPSPKERAVLDEERARDEARRNGLARELHDSVGHALTVTTLQATAAQGLLARDPAAAARAMQAVAETGRTALAELDRVIGILRSPVPEEPAAGLEELPLVLARLAGQGLEVEHDHDGEGLSRLPRDVSAAALRILQEGLTNALKYAHPTRARLRIRADAGTLLVRLSNPVAGRPVASTQDAAAAPVPADAPSAAGAPPPASAGGRGLDGIRERARLVGGTAHAAMADRRWILEVRLPAPPTLEPAAVRRAANAANRSDPHE
- a CDS encoding response regulator transcription factor, with amino-acid sequence MSDPIRILLADDEPLIRSGLSAILSMEEDLAVVGEAGDGAEVWTQVRQLEPDVVMMDVRMPRMDGIEATAQLVANSERLNRVPRILILTTFESDDYVYDALRAGADGFLLKRARPDELIRTVRAVAAGESIVFPAKLRELVAGRQSRGQGVAAGGPATGQDLVSRAGLSAREAEVLRHVAEGCSNQEIAALMFLGIETVKSHIGSILAKLGVRDRTQAVIAAYESGFIRPGQ
- a CDS encoding MDR family MFS transporter is translated as MPENKSTLASEQALQQPPQGPTESAAVGDKLSPRDRTVITLLLVSAFVVILNETIMGVALPRLMEDLDITAGAAQWLTTAFMLTMAVVIPVTGFLLQRFNTRPVFAAAMSLFSLGTLVSALAPGFEVLLAGRVVQATGTAIMMPLLMTTVMTLVPPSSRGKVMGNISIVISVAPAIGPTISGFILSILDWRWMFWLVLPIALAALTMGLLRIQNVTEPKHKPIDVLSVIMSAFAFGGLIYGLSQLGEATHGGGTVPAWLPLVVGGVALLLFVLRQRRLERADRALLDLRTFASRSFTISILTVVVLMMALFGMIIVLPIYLQSVLGLDPLATGALLLPGGLVMGLLGPVVGRIYDARGARILVLPGSILVSLAFWGLAMMNETTPVFLVLVAHVCLSVGLGLTFTPLLTSALASLRPELYSHGSAVVGTVQQLAGAAGTALFISVMTLQSAALAAAGAGEQHALAGGIHAAFLCGAVISVLGIVAGLFVRQPQAAAPAEELAPAH